A single region of the Sciurus carolinensis chromosome 16, mSciCar1.2, whole genome shotgun sequence genome encodes:
- the LOC124966985 gene encoding leukocyte immunoglobulin-like receptor subfamily B member 3 — translation MTEHHAGRYQCHYHSPAGWSEHSDTLELVVTASLLGSYSKPRLSALPSPVVTSGGNVTLQCGSQLGYGRFVLTKEGGHKLTWTLDSQQDPSGQFQAQFPVGPVTPSHRWTFTCYGSYRRTPQVWSEPSDPLELLVSGLSRKPSLLTQHSPVLDPGQNLTLQCHSDSGYDRFALSKEGGQDLPQHPGQQLQAGLSQATFLLGPVRGSHGGRYRCYGGHRFSSEWSAPSDTLDILVTGQLPASPSLSVQPGPTVSSGENVTLLCQSWIQWDTFLLVKEGAADPPLRLRPESRAPGFQAEFSMRAVTSALAGTYRCYGTQSSSPYLLSWPSAPVVLVVSGGHEEEPLTPMDPGPQRGLGRLLQVLVGVSVAFLLLLLLLLLLLLLWHQSRRRKAAQTEAGLQGPAGPTEAEPQDSGLQKRSSPAAAAQEQHLYAAVKDPQPEVGVELDSRSPPDGDPQGATYAQVRHSGLRRDGSCPLPPLSGQFLGTEDAEDRHMDTQAAAPEGSQDVTYAQLCSVTLRRGAAAPTSSQAEQPPAGPSVYAALAPLTRGLPQRTRTSDPSQPAT, via the exons ATGACTGAGCACCATGCAGGGCGATATCAATGCCACTATCACAGCCCTGCTGGCTGGTCAGAGCACAGTGACACCCTGGAGCTGGTGGTGACAG CTTCTCTGCTAGGATCCTACAGCAAACCCAGGctctcagccctgcccagccctgtggtGACCTCAGGAGGGAACGTGACCCTCCAGTGTGGCTCACAGCTGGGATATGGCAGGTTTGTTCTCACTAAGGAAGGAGGACACAAGCTCACCTGGACCCTGGACTCACAGCAAGACCCCAGTGGGCAGTTCCAGGCCCAGTTCCCTGTGGGCCCCGTGACCCCCAGCCACAGGTGGACATTCACATGCTATGGCAGTTACAGGAGAACCCCCCAGGTGTGGTCAGAACCCAGTGACCCCCTGGAGCTCCTGGTCTCAG GGCtgtccaggaagccctccctccTGACCCAGCACAGCCCAGTCCTGGACCCTGGACAGAACCTGACCCTCCAGTGTCACTCAGACAGTGGCTATGACAGATTTGCTCTGTCCAAGGAGGGCGGACAGGACCTCCCACAGCACCCTGGCCAGCAGCTCCAGGCTGGGCTGTCTCAGGCCACCTTCCTTCTGGGCCCTGTGAGAGGCTCCCATGGGGGTCGGTACAGATGCTACGGTGGACACAGGTTCTCCTCTGAGTGGTCAGCCCCCAGTGACACCCTGGACATCCTGGTCACAG gACAGctccctgcctcaccctccctctCAGTGCAGCCGGGTCCCACAGTGTCCTCAGGAGAGAACGTGACCCTGCTGTGTCAATCATGGATCCAGTGGGACACCTTCCTTCTGGTCAAGGAGGGGGCAGCTGATCCCCCCCTGCGTCTgagaccagagtccagagctccAGGGTTCCAGGCAGAATTCTCcatgagagctgtgacctcagCCCTGGCGGGGACCTACAGGTGCTATGGGACTCAAAGCTCATCCCCCTACCTGCTGTCATGGCCCAGTGCCCCCGTGGTCCTGGTGGTCTCAG gagGCCATGAGGAGGAGCCCCTCACCCCCATGGACCCAGGACCCCAGCGTG GACTGGGAAGGCTGCTGCAGGTTCTGGTCGGGGTCTCAGTGgccttcctcctgctgctcctcctgctcctcctcctcctcctcctctggcatcAGAGCAGACGCAGGAAGGCGG CCCAgacagaggctggcctccagggACCTGCAGGGCCCACAGAGGCAGAGCCCCAGGACAGCGGCCTGCAGAAGAG GTCCAGCCCAGCCGCTGCCGCCCAGGAACAACACCTCT ATGCTGCTGTGAAGGACCCGCAGCCCGAGGTCGGGGTGGAGCTGGACAGTCGG AGCCCACCTGACGGGGACCCCCAGGGAGCAACATATGCCCAGGTGAGGCACTCAGGACTCAGGAGGGACGGGAGCTGCCCTCTTCCCCCACTGTCGGGGCAGTTCCTGGGCACAGAGGATGCAGAGGACAGACACATGGACACTCAG GCTGCTGCACCTGAAGGTTCCCAGGACGTGACCTACGCCCAGCTGTGCAGCGTGACCCTCAGACGGGGAGCGGCTGCCCCCACTTCCTCCCAGGCAGAGCAGCCCCCAGCGGGGCCCAGTGTGTATGCTGCCCTGGCCCCACTCACCCGGGGGCTGCCCCAGAGGACTCGCACTAGTGACCCCAGCCAGCCGGCCACCTAA